The genomic segment TTCTGAACGGCTTAAACGGCTTTCCTGAACCGACTATAAATTTACTGAAAAATTCAACAAATTGCAAGCGGGCGCTATGGATGAAAGCCCCAAGAAGGTTTACGGCTATGTTGAAAATGTGTCCAACAATAAGGACCAAAACCATTACGACAGGCCCTACAACAGGAATCATGTCTCGCAAAAGCACGGCTATAAGGTTGACCGCGAAAGCCAAAGCGCTGGTCGCGAGACCCAAAGCCAAAATACGCGAATACGATAGGACATCGGAAAAATATCCGACCGAATCATACAGGGACATTAGCCCTTTGAAGAACTTGCCAATCAGAGTTTCTCCCTTGCGCGCCTGACTTGCCACTATAAGCCCCACAGAAATAAGCGTGGCCATGACATATAAAGATGAATTTCCTGAAATAAGGCCGAAAGAATTTGCGCCGTATAAAAGCAAAGAAACAAACGTCAAAAGCCACGGACCTTGGTCAAGAAGACCCTCTAAAAGAGCTCCGTTTTTCGCTTCCCGAACTATTTTCAAAACCAATCCAAACATAACCTGCAAAACTCCGAGTCCCAAGGAAAGCAGAAGAACCGGCATGGGAGAACCTATCGGGTCAAATTTTTGCAACGCTTGCACCCAATTCGGCATGACCTCGGGGTTTATGCCAAGGTAACCTCCAAACAAAAGCCCGAAAATGGCCGCCGACAAACCTCCCCAAAACAATAGAGTCATAAGTGGCTTTGAGTCCTTCGGCACTTCGTATTTAAGAAGAATAAACCCCAGAATAAGCGCCAAAAGCATTCCGTAACCGAAATCAGTCAAGGACAAACCGAAAAACACGAAAAAGAAAACCGAAAGAAAAAGAGTGGGGTCCAAATCGCGGTAACCGGGCAGACCATAAAGACGGGTTACCGACTCAAAGGCCTTTATAGGTCCTTTGTTTTCAATTTCAACCGGCGGTTCTTCTCCCTCCGCGAGAGGAGCTTCTTCCATTTCAAAAAATAGCGTTTCCTTGGAAATCGCCTGCTTTAAGGCCGTAATTTTTTTAGTCGGAATCCAACCCTCAAATACCAAGACCTCTTGAACCTTTGAAGAAGAGCTCAGTATGTCATGCTTTTCCTTTTTCCACCGCAAATAATCCGCCAAAATTTTTATTTCCGAAATTTTTGGCAAAAAGGAACGGACTTTTCCATCCAAAAGAGAGACCTCGTCTTTCAATTCTGCTTCGCGCTTGTGCAAGTCATGCAAATATTCTTCGGCTGATTGAGAAATGTGGGGCAGAGAAATTATCTCTAAATGAAAAGATGAAGACAAAGAAGCGGTTTTTTCCGAAAACCTGTTGAAAACCGTCAATATATGCAATGCCCCATGCGAATAACTGTGGTACACAATGTCATTTTCAGAAAGAGCGGAAACAAGGGTAACCATATCCACTTCGTCACCTTTCAAAAGAAAGGTCTTTGTCTTGCCGGTCAATAAGTCAGAAAGAGGATTTTTCAAAAATGTCCACTCGCTTGCGATAATGATTTTATCTTTGACGTCTCTAAGGGACGTTTTGGCTTTATTGATGTCCTCTTCCAAAGAAACCAATTCTTCCACAACGGTATTAAAATTAAAGTTCAAAAAAAGATGCTCCATTTTTTCCTGTTTTACGCATATTTTGTCGCCCTCAATCATCGTTTTCAGGGACTTTTTTTTGCTTTCAAATTTGGAAAGGAATTCCACGGCAAATTGCAGACGGGATGCGGCGCGGTTGAATTCAAAATCGGTTTTTTCCTCGCGGTTCAACTTTAATTCAGGAGAAATATCCGAAAACTCAACTATTCCAAGACGCTGGCATGTTTCAAAAACAGCGCCGGCGGCGCTTTTGTGAACATAAGCCCTTATTTTTTTCATTTCCACGATAGCCATAAAAATATAATCCGAATCCGCAAAGCAGAGCATCTGCCGTCTAATCACTTTGCCCTGTCGGCATATTCGCGCCTGACGCAAAAAATAATTACAGAAGCGACCGCACAATATTTTCTACCGCTTTTGCTTTGTTTTCCTCCGCCCTTTTTTCAAGGCCTTGGGCACGCTTAAAGCCCTCGGCAAGAATGTCTTTATACATCTTCTTTAGGGCTTCTTTTTGGGTGGAGAGTTGTTTGGCGCGCACGTCTTTAAACGACTCCTTGGTCTTTTCCAAACCTTCAGAGGCCTTTTTTTTGGCTTCATCAACAATCAACACGGCCTCTTGCCTACCTCTTTCAAGATTATTTTCGGCCTCTTTTTCCGCTTCTATTATTGTGTTTAAGTAAGTCATTGTTTATTGACAAGACAAACCGCCTACGCGGGTCTAAAACAGAAAGAATATTAACACATGTAGGACTAAAAAGCCACCGATTATTTATTTTTCCTGCCTAAAATTCTAACCAAATAAGCGGTAAGAGTAACGACCGCCAAAGTTATGAGGAGGGCGTAAACAAATTTTGCGCTTACGGAGTTTCCTTTTTTGGGAAAGATAAATTCAATAAAAGATTTTATGGCGTCGTTCCATGCAAGCCCTGCCACAAGCCCCAGTCCGGCTGTAACATAGCCAAGAGTTTTTTCACGAATCTCAAACGTGATGCCGGATTTTTTATCGGGATTGGCAGATTCGGCCGGTTGGTTTATCATAATTTTATTATATTTAATATAATCCGAATCTGCAAATGTGGCGTCCGTGCCAATCCGATTCGCAAATTCGTTATTAGTGGCATCCGCATAAATGCCGGATTAAGAATTATGTCTAAAATGCTTCGCACCCGATTCAAAAAGCAAATCGTCTGCCAATTTCTGCCACCACAGCGCAGGCATAGTCGCGACAAAGTCATCATTCTGGCAAAAGGCATGCCAGGCGCTCCAAAAAATCCCGAGACGATGGAATTCTGGTCCAAAAAAGGTTTTTGGGTTTTCCTGCCGAGCTACCGCGGAACATGGGAAAGCGATGGCCGTTTTTTGGCTCGTTCTCCACACGAAGACATCATGGACATAATAGACGAGCTTTCCGCCAAAAAATCTGTTACCGACTTATGGTCCGGTCAAAGTCATAAGTTGTCGGTTGTTGGCTCGGGGTTTTTTATTATAGGCGGAAGTTTTGGTGGCGGTTCGGCCATTCTTGCCTCCCACCACAAAAAAGTGGCTGGAGGCATCGCCATATCACCGGTTATTGACTGGACAAAAGACAGCACTGACGAGCCACTGGACAAACTCGGTAAATTTTTGCGCCAAGGTTTCGGTAACGCCTATCGTTTCTCCTCTGCTCACTGGAAAAAATTGTCTCAAGGCAAAATTTATAACCCTATAAAAGAAATGGACTCTATAGAAGGCGAAAAAATCTTAATCCTTCACGCAAAAGACGATAGAGTCGTGCCGTATGCGCCAAGCCGTATATTTGCCGAAAAGACAGGAGCGAAACTTATAACATTTCCTCGTGGCGGACATTTCGGCATATCGGAATCGACGGATTTGAAATTCTATAAGCACATAAAAAAGTTTATGCGTTCCCGATAACAAGATGCCCGCTTTTGCCTCTCTCCTTTCGCTCCTTCTTTTTCTCCTCTCTTTCTTTTTTATTTTTCCTGCTTTCTCTGGCTTTTTACAATTCCAATGTAACTCAAAATGCACAAGTCATGTCGCTTATTTTGTCGTTTGAGCGTTACAAGTCACGTGTTACAATATTCTTATGCTTGAAAAATTGGATTCAAAAATAATTTCCACCGCTAAACATTGTTCCATCGGCGCCGCGCGGGTGGTTCTTTTCATAATATTTTTTTGGTTTGGAATTTTAAAAATTTTCGGCTTGTCGCCCGCCGGACCAATGGTTCACGATCTTTTTGACATGACTATTTCAGTTATGTCTTTTTCAAATTTTTATTTAATGTTCGGACTGTTTGAAATGCTTATCGGCTTGCTTTTTATAACGCCTCGGGCCGAACGTCTGGCTATTTTTCTTTTGGCGATTCACATGTTTACGACCTCCCTGCCTTTGTTTATTTTACCTACAACGACATGGGCCGGTTTTTTGGTTCCGACATTAGAGGGACAATACATCATCAAAAACTTACTGATCATCGCCCTGGCAATCGGCGTAGCTGCGAATTTAAAACCTTTAACATTTAGGTTAAATTAGTGGATATCTTAAGTTGAATAATTTTTGACAAGCCCCAGCCGAAATTTAAAAGAAAGACGCGGGATTTGGGTCTCGTAATTCAAAGTCGTCAATAAAAAAACGGCTCACACTGGTAGTGTGAGCCGTTTTTTTCGCTTAGCGATTGAATTCGCGGCGCGGAGGTCTTTCCGCCATCGGGCGGGCCTCATTTACAGTAAGAGTGCGTCCTTCAACTTCTTTTCCATTGAACATGTCA from the bacterium genome contains:
- a CDS encoding V-type ATPase 116kDa subunit family protein, whose product is MAIVEMKKIRAYVHKSAAGAVFETCQRLGIVEFSDISPELKLNREEKTDFEFNRAASRLQFAVEFLSKFESKKKSLKTMIEGDKICVKQEKMEHLFLNFNFNTVVEELVSLEEDINKAKTSLRDVKDKIIIASEWTFLKNPLSDLLTGKTKTFLLKGDEVDMVTLVSALSENDIVYHSYSHGALHILTVFNRFSEKTASLSSSFHLEIISLPHISQSAEEYLHDLHKREAELKDEVSLLDGKVRSFLPKISEIKILADYLRWKKEKHDILSSSSKVQEVLVFEGWIPTKKITALKQAISKETLFFEMEEAPLAEGEEPPVEIENKGPIKAFESVTRLYGLPGYRDLDPTLFLSVFFFVFFGLSLTDFGYGMLLALILGFILLKYEVPKDSKPLMTLLFWGGLSAAIFGLLFGGYLGINPEVMPNWVQALQKFDPIGSPMPVLLLSLGLGVLQVMFGLVLKIVREAKNGALLEGLLDQGPWLLTFVSLLLYGANSFGLISGNSSLYVMATLISVGLIVASQARKGETLIGKFFKGLMSLYDSVGYFSDVLSYSRILALGLATSALAFAVNLIAVLLRDMIPVVGPVVMVLVLIVGHIFNIAVNLLGAFIHSARLQFVEFFSKFIVGSGKPFKPFRREERYVVVEE
- a CDS encoding DUF5654 family protein, which gives rise to MINQPAESANPDKKSGITFEIREKTLGYVTAGLGLVAGLAWNDAIKSFIEFIFPKKGNSVSAKFVYALLITLAVVTLTAYLVRILGRKNK
- a CDS encoding prolyl oligopeptidase family serine peptidase, with the translated sequence MSKMLRTRFKKQIVCQFLPPQRRHSRDKVIILAKGMPGAPKNPETMEFWSKKGFWVFLPSYRGTWESDGRFLARSPHEDIMDIIDELSAKKSVTDLWSGQSHKLSVVGSGFFIIGGSFGGGSAILASHHKKVAGGIAISPVIDWTKDSTDEPLDKLGKFLRQGFGNAYRFSSAHWKKLSQGKIYNPIKEMDSIEGEKILILHAKDDRVVPYAPSRIFAEKTGAKLITFPRGGHFGISESTDLKFYKHIKKFMRSR